CTGGACTATAATAAGCGTTGACCATGTGAGCTGGCATATGCCAAATGGTTTTATCCACATCTTCTGAGAATTTTTCATAGACACGCGCTGTCAAAATTTCATCAAAGTTGACGGCATCTTCATATAAAGTACCTTCACCAACTTTTAATCTGCTATAAATTTCTGGTAACTTATCTGGAAAGCCAATGAATGCTGTAATTGCATCAAGTTTTTCGATTGCTTTCGTGGCCGTTTCTTGGCTAAGCCATGTGTTTGTGCGTAAGCGTTCTTGATACACGTTTATCATCGCTGCAACCATGCGTTTCACATCGGCTTTGGCAGCTTCACCAAAATATTTTTTGCCGTAAAATAAGCCAACGACTTGACTGAAGTAAGCTTCTGTAATATCCAATTGGTGCTTGTCTTGACTTCTGGCTTCTTGGACATTGGAAAGAAAGCGCGCGTAAGCTCCACCAAGAATTCGCAATTCTTCATTCAAAAATGAGCTGGCCCTACGTGCAGTTTTCGTCAGCATCCACGCTTTGATGAGTGGCCAATTTTCTTCATTGATTAAGGTGTTAAAATTGTCGTAAAATCGATTTTCGAAAACAATAACCTTTTCAACTTTTGTTTGTACTAAATCTTTAAGCAGCGCTTGAAAATCAATGGTAGAGATTTTGCTGACGAAAGTTTTGGTGCTGACGGGATTGTAAAGCTCAACATATTTTGCCCATTCTTCTGACGTATTTGCTGACGAAACTAATAGAAGGTCAAATTTGACGGCGTCAGCAGCAATCTTTTGGGCATTTTCCACATCAAAATGCTCCAAAATTTCAGCTGAATTTTTTGCCCAAAAATCAAGCAGCTCGGTCTTTCTTGGGTGTTCGTCAGCATAATAGGTCGTATCTGGCAAAATCAAACCTGGGCCAGTAAAGCTCAATCCATAGTGAATAGCATCTTTCATATCTGGCTCAACACTAAAGGAGAAAGGAACCGGCGCTTGCGAATGGAAAATCAAATCCGTCAGCTTGTCTTTAAACTCTTGAAAATTGGTAAGTTTTTGAACTTTGGCCAATTCCGCTTTTACGGCTGTAAAATCAGCTTTTTCGCGGCTTTCCCAATCTCCAGCTTTATTGTAAAACTTAATTGCTTCTAAGAGTTCGGCATTGTCTTTGGGAAGATTTGCTGACAATTCCGTCAAATCGGCTGACAAATTTTTTTCATTTTCCAAAACCAATTCATCGAAAGCGGAAATTCTAGGCTTATCTGCGGGAATCTCAGCTTTGGTCAGCCATTCCTCATTGACTGCTGCAAATAAATCATCTTGAATTCTTACCATTTTTTCTCCTTTTTTACTTATATTTTTCTATTATTATAGCACAATCATAAAAAAAGTACTGACAATTCTGTCAGTACTTTAAGCTTATATGCGAAGTCGGCGACGCAGTCCTGCTGCTCGATTTCCGAACCATCTTTCTAATAGACCAAGTTGAGCTGCAAACCACAAATAAGTGTAAAATCCAGCACCGCCGGCAATGAGGGCAATGAGTGCTGACGCAATCCGTCCAGGTGTTTTTCCAAAAATGAGTCCCAAAATCATCTCAGCAACAATGACAACGATTGACATAAACAGCGTCAATAATGAGGCACCTATGATTCCTCGAGTGGTATTTTTAATAGAGAAATGTGTGATTTCATGCAATTTTCTAATGAACAAGAAGACACCAAGCGTGAAAGAAATTGTCGTTGCTAGAAGTGGCCCAAAGCTGTGGAAAATCAGAATCAATGGCACTTGAAGAACTAACTTCACAACCAAAGTAATGGCAAAAAAGCGCATCGCTAAGCGTTTATGATCCATCACAGTCAATGGTGGATAAACCAGCATATAAAGTCCAAGCAAGAAGGTCTGTAAACTTGCAAAAACAAATAAGCTACTCTGCAAAGTTGACGGAATTTGATAGAAAATAGTATAGATAGGTTTAGTCAAAAGTGCCATCCCAACGACCGCTGGGAGCATAAATCCAACATAAAGTTGAAAGTTGTAACCCACTAAGGTCGCAAGTTCGCGACGATTTCCTTTGACGTAATGCTCCGTAATCAAGGGGTCAGAAACTGAACCCAATGTCAAGGCCACTCCAAGTAAAACCATTGTCAATTTGTCTGTATTAGCAGAAAAATAACTCATCAAAGCCAGCAATTCATTATGGCTGTAATCTGTGACCCATGGCATCATGTTCATAAACGTTGAATTGTCAATGATTTTGAAAATTTGAATTGCTGAACCAATCACGATGAAAGGAATAGCAGTATGCATGGTTGATTTCATGATGCCCAGTGCATTGATTTTTGATTTGGCTGGGCCTGGATGCAAGAGATGGCTTAATTTACCCGATTTTTGTAAATAATAAAGTAGAACTGCATAAGAACCAAGCATTCCTATAAAGGCTGCTGTGGTTGATTGAGTAACGGCATTTTGCCAGCTGTGCGAGCCGAGTTTCATAATGGCAAAGGTGGCAGCAAGCATCCAGATGACCCGAACGACTTGCTCTAATAATTGGCTGAGGGCGTACGCTTTTACTTCATTTAAACCTTGAAAATATCCTCGAATGACGGACATTGACGGGAAGATTAAAACGGCTAAAGCTAGACTTTTCATGACTGGAACGAGATCCGCACTGTCTTTCCCTCCAACAAGAGTTGAGAGTGGCCCTGAAAGGACAAACATCAGTCCTGCCGCAACCAAACCTAAACCTGCCATGATTGCAAGCATTTGACGGACTAAACGATAAGCCATATTGGGGTCGTCCAAAGTATTGTAACGTGCGACCTCACGCGCAACAGCTGCTGGGATTCCAATCGTTGATACGAGTAGAAAAAGCGCATAAATATTATAACCCATGCTAAACAAAGAATTGGCTTCATTTCCGAAACGCCCCATCCAAGCATACCACGGGATGATATAGACCACGCCTAAAATTTTTCCAATCATATCTGCACCGGTACGCCAAGCAGCACCTGAGAGCATCTGATCTTTTGATTTTGCAGCCGTTTTTGGCGGCTGCTCTGTATTCACTAGTTTTTCTGAATCTTCCATTGTTCCATTTTACCTTAACTTTATGCTTTTGACAATCAAATGCTAATATTTATTATTCCTTTTGTTCTCTATTCTAAAACAAAATTCCTAAAAGAAGCTCAATGACTTATGCGCTCCTTTGTTCCTTGTGCTATAATAGTAAGAACGGGATAATTCCCTTAAATTTCCTTGCTTTAGAAAGGTATCGTGATTTGCGATAGATGGGCATTTTTAACCATGATTAAACTTCAACAGATTTTAGAAATACTAAAAAAAGATGATAATTTTCGAGAAATTTCAGCGGGTGGTGAATATTATTTCAACTGGTCGTCTGAAGTTTGCTTTGATGAACTTTCTTACGATTCACGGCAAACGACAGCAGGGACGCTTTTCTTTGCTAAAGGTTTAAATTTCAAAAAAGAATATTTAGCAGATTTGAAAGCTCCTTTTTATGTTTCTGAATTTGACTATGAGGTTGATGTTCCGGCTGTTATTGTGACCGATGTTAAACGGGCTATGGCTTTAATCGCAGCGGCTTTTTATGATTTTCCACAGGACAAACTCAAATTGCTGGCTTTAACGGGAACTAAGGGGAAAACGACTTCTGCTTATTTTGCTAAAGCAATCCTTGATGAGATGAACGGGGGAAAAACCGCCCTTTTATCAACAGCTCAAACGACTTTAGACGGCAAATATTATTTTAAATCAGAATTGACAACGCCAGAAAGTCTTGATTTGCTTGAAATGATGGCAAAGGCTGTGGATAATGGGATGAGTCATTTGGTCATGGAAGTTTCAAGTCAGGCTTATAAGACTGAGCGAGTTTATGGCCTAACGTTTGATGTTGGGGTCTTTTTGAACATTTCACCTGATCATATTGGTCCTATCGAGCATCCGACTTTGGAAGATTATTTCTATTGTAAACGTCAATTGCTACGTCACTCTCGCTATTTCGTGGCTAATGCTGAGATGAATCATTTCCCAATCATCAAGGAAGAATTGACGGAGCGGCAAATTCCTCACGCCTTCTATGGTGGTGCTTCGCAAAACGTGATTACGGCGTCTAAAGGATTGCATTTTGTGACTGACGGTGACATCAGCGGTGATTTTGTCATTCGTTTGCTGGGTAGATTTAACCAAGAGAACGCTCTTGCGACTGCTTTAGCAACGAAAGCTTTGGGAGCTTCTGATGATCATATTCGTCAAGGCTTAGCGTTAGCGGTGGTGCCTGGTCGTATGGAGCTTTTAACCGCCAAAAATGGCGCTCATATCTATGTGGATTATGCGCACAATGGAATTTCTTTGGAGAATTTGGTGAAGGTCGTTGAAGAGCATCATAAAGGAAAATTGTTGCTGGTGCTTGGTTCCACAGGAAATAAAGGTGAAAGTCGCAGAAAAGATTTTGGTCAAGTCATTGAAAATCACTTACGCATTGAAGCGATTTTGACAACTGATGATTCTAACCGCGAAAATCCTAGAGAAATTGCTGACGAAATTGCACACTATATCACACGCGATGTTGCTTTCGAAATGGATCGTGAATTGGCTATAAAAATGGCCATTGAAGCAACCGAAAATGCTGACGATGCTGTCATCATTGCCGGAAAAGGCGCTGACCGATTCCAATTATTGAATGGCAAACGTGAAGCTTACCTTGGTGACCGTGAAGCAGCAGAAAAATACTTATAAAAATTTACGTCAGCATTTTGGGAACACTAAATCGGTGTGAACTTTACGTCAGCATTTTAGTCTGATAAAAAAACGGCTCATTTCTTGAGCCGTTTTTTCGTCAGTAAATTTTCGTCAACAACTTATGCAAAATGGTTCACTACCGCCAAAATACGTTGAAGTTCTGCGTGTGTTTCATAGTCTACTGTATCCGAGTACAGAAGCGATGAGAGTTGGCGTGAAGAATAGCCTGCTTCTTCGCTGACTTCATCAACATTGAGCGATTTTTCTTTCATTTTATACAAAATCGCTTGTTTAAAATTGTTCGTAATTTCTTCTTGTTGAAATTGCGAAAGGTTGTTAAACTCATCAGTTGAATAGTTTGTTAATTGATCAGAATTCATTTTAATGCCTTCTTTTTATTTTGTAAAATCAATGACCATACGACCTTCGATTTTACCTGCTTTCATTTCGTCAATGATATCATTGATTTCTTCGAGTTTACGTGTGGCAACGACTGGTTTAACTTTTCCTTCAGCACCAAAGCGGAACGCTTCTTCAAGGTCAAGACGAGTACCAACCAGTGAACCAGCTACTTCTACACCGTCAAAGACAGTTGTCGGAATAGACAAGGACATATCTGAGTTAGGCAGGGCAACAGCCACCATTTTACCCATTGGCTTCAGGCAAGCTACGGCTTGTTCAAAGGCTACACGAGCAACGGCAGTCACGATTGAAGATTGAGCACCAAGTCCACCAGTAACTTTCTTAATTGCTTCAACTGGGTCAACTTCAGAAGAATTGATGACCACGTCAGCCCCTTGTTTTTTAGCCAAGTCCAGTTTTGGTTGGTTGATATCAACCACGATAACTTTTGCGTTGAAGACATTCTTAGCATATTGCAACGCCAAGTTACCAAGTCCACCAGCACCAAAGATAACTTGCCAGTCACCAGGTTTCACACCTGAAACTTTGATGGCCTTGTAAGTCGTTACACCAGCACAAGTGATAGAGGAAGCTTCGACAGGGTCAAGTCCTTCTGGTACTTTGACTGCATAGTCAGCAGTGACAATCGCTTGTTCAGCCATCCCGCCATCAACAGAGTAACCTGCATTTTTAACTTCGCGACAGAAAGTTTCATTACCAGAAACACAGTATTCGCAGTGGCCGCAGCCTTCAAAGAACCAAGCGACAGAAACACGATCGCCAACTTTGAGTGATGTAACATCACTACCAATTTCTTTAACAATCCCGATTCCTTCGTGGCCAAGGACTGTGCCTGCTTTGTTGCCATAGTCACCAGCTGCAACGTGCAAGTCGGTGTGACAAACGCCACAATACTCCATGTCAAGCAAAGCTTCATTGGCTTTGATTGGACGAAGTTCTTTCTCAACGACATCTGCATATCCATCTGGATTTTGGCGTACTACTGCTGCTTTCATATGTGTTCTCCTTTTTTTACGATTTTTACAACCGCTTTCATAAATTTATTATAGCACTTTTTTTAGAAAGTGGCTAAAATAAAGTGTGAATTTTTTCTCAAACTTTTTTATCAATTATTCGTTACATTTTCATATTTTTAACGTATAATAAAAAGAATGGACTTAGAAGCAAAACTCAAGGAAATTTTCGGTTACGAACATTTCCGAAATGGACAAAAACAAATCATTGAACAGGTGTTAGCTGGCAAAGACACTCTTGGAATTTTGCCCACTGGTGCTGGGAAATCCATCTGTTATCAACTTCCGGCACTCCTGCTCGATGGTGTTACATTGGTCGTCTCTCCTTTGATTAGTTTAATGAAAGACCAAGTTGATAGCCTCAATGTTACTGGCATTCCAGCCACTATGCTCAATTCAACGATTGATGAGAGTGAAGTAAATTTTCGAATGCAGGAAGTTCAAAAGGGAAAAATTAAACTTTTATTTGTTGCACCTGAGCGTTTTGAGTCAGATCGTTTTCGCTATTTTTTACAACAACTCCCACTTAAACTTGTTGCTATTGATGAAGCTCACTGTATTTCCCAGTGGGGGCATGATTTCCGACCTTCTTATGTCGAATTTACGAATCATTTGGCTGAATTAAAAAACAAGCCAACGCTTCTGGCTTTAACAGCAACAGCCACACCGCAAGTCGCCAAAGATATTCAAACTTTGCTGGCTATTTCTGCTAAACAAACGATTAAAACAGGATTTTTACGTGAAAATTTACGGTTTGAAGTGGCTAAAGGGGTGGACAAAAGGACTTTTCTAAAGGACTATTTGCAAAAACATCCGCAAGAATCTGGCATTATTTATGCCAGCACGCGCAAGGAAGTTGAAGAAATTACAGCTTTTTTGTGCAAGGCTAAATTTGCTGCCACGCGTTATCATGCTGGCTTGGCTGAAAATGAGCGCCAGAGTAACCAGGAAGCTTTTCTATATGACGAAAAACCAATTATGGTTGCTACGAATGCTTTTGGCATGGGCATCAATAAATCAAATGTTCGCTTTGTCATTCATTACAATATTCCTGCCACGATTGAAGCTTATTATCAAGAAGCCGGGAGAGCGGGGCGCGATGGCTTGGATTCTGATGCTATTTTACTTTTTGCTCCTAATGATTTACGCTTACGGTTGTACTTTATTGAGCAAAGCGAGAGTGATGAGCTACACAAAGCTCATGATTATGAAAAATTACGACAAATGGCAGCCTATGCCAATTCTGAAACGTGTTTACAGCGCTATATTTTACAATATTTTGGTGATGAAGGAGCCGACTGCGGAAAATGTAGTAATTGCTTAGACGAACGTGAACTTACAGATATTACGATTGACACGCAAAAAGTCTTGTCTTGCGTGGTTCGGATGCAAGAACGTTTTGGTAAAACAGCAGTTGCCCAAGTGCTTGTTGGTTCTAAAAATCAAAAACTTGCAAGCTGGCATTTTGAAAAACTGTCAACTTTTGGCATTATGAGTACGTATTCTCAAAAAAATGTGGGGGAATTGATTGATTTTTTGACGGCTGAAAATTATTTGACTGTTTCTAATGGTCAATTTCCGGTGCTTCGCGTTTCTGCCAAAGGCAAAAAAGTCTTGACAGGCAAGCAAAAAGTGATGCGGCGGGCGACTTTTATTGCTGACAAGAGAAATCTTGCTTCTGACCAGTTCAATCCTCAGGTCTTTGAAAAATTACGACAGTTGCGCTTAGAAATCGCCAAAGCTGAGAAAGTCCCACCTTTTTTGATTTTTTCTGATGCCGCCCTGAAAGAAATGAGTCTTGTTTGTCCCACGACAGAAACTGATTTTTTACAGATTTCTGGGGTCGGACCGGTCAAAATGGAAAAATATGGGCAAGTTTTCATGGCGCTACTGCGTGAAAATACGCTTTAACTCAATCAACACTTCATTGGAGTTATAAAAATCAAGTCCGATGCACCTAGCTTTTTTAATAAAATTCAATAAAAATACGCCACTTGTTGTCGCGATTGCTCTAAACATTTAGAGACAGACGTTAAACAAGAGGCGTATTTTTTATTTATTTATTTGTCATTTTTTTGTAGCGAAGCATCATTAAGTAGGCAATTATACTGAAAATAATTGGCCCACCAACCATTGAGACGACTGAAGTAATTGTTTGGCTAAGTGCTGCTGATGTTTGAGCAGCGGCTGGCAAGCCTACGTAATCAACAATCGGTTGGATAATGGTGAAGAAATTCGCGCCAATAACAACAATCAGAACCAAGAGGGTCAAAAATGTCGCTACTGCGTGTGATTTGAAAAATTCAATCGGTTTGTTGATTGTAGTATTTTTCTTGAAAAACCAGTAGGCGATGACGATGAAAATATAAGGCAAGGTCATCGAAACATTGGCCATGTAAGTTAAGATAAGGAAAAACTCGCTGGCTCCGCCTTGAGAAGTCAAGAAATTCAAGACAATAATCAATACAACAATAGCACATTGAATCCACATGGCAAATTTTGGCAGACCATTTTCGTCAAGTTTTCCTAATTTTCCAGGCCACAGTTTTTGTGGTGTTCCTGTAATCAATTGTTTAATCGGGCTATAAGTCAGGTTGAAAAAGGCACCCATGTAGGCAAGGAGCATTGACAGGCCAATATAGCGGGCAAAAATTGCTCCGAGAAGATCAGCGCCAGCAGTTGAAAGGCCTAAGGCGTGACCAACTGACTCACCAAGACTTTGCAAAAGCATATAAGGCACTGTCCCAAGGTTCATGGTGCCGGCTTTGATGGCTGGAAGCCATTGTGAATAGTCAACAAAGAAACCAACACTGAGAATGGCCACAGAATAACCAACAGCGATGACGATTGCTGAAGTGATAATGCCTCGAGGGAAGTTTTTCTCTGGTTTGTGTGTTTGGTCAACGAGTCCTGCAATAGATTCTACACCACCATAAGCAAAAATAGCAAAAACTAGAAAGGCGATGAAGGCGACAGCACTACCGTTGAAGGTTGGATTTGGTGAAGAAGCAAAGGCAGAAAGCGTGATTGGTGTTGCAGGGTGTCCATTGGCAATAAGCACAATAATAGCGCCAAGAATCAAAATAATATTGAGCGAAAGGACAGCAACTCCAGCAACTGAGGTGAATTTTTTGATGGTATCAACACCTTTGGACACCATGAAAGTGATAAGTCCCATCCAAACGATTGCCGCGAGGGAAATCCAGAAGGGAGAAGGTGTATTGGCCGAATTTCCAAAAATCAGATTGACGATTGGAATCAGAATTTTATTGGCAACTGAAACCATCCAGATGACGTAGCTGGCGTACCACATGAAGGTGCCAATGAAGGCAAAAGTTGGGTTGACAGCTTCACTCATCCAAGAGTAAATTCCGCCTTTTTCGTCTTTAAAGGCTGATCCCATTTCTGTGACCATGAAGGCAAAGGGCAGGAAAAAGAGTAATGCGCCAATGATGTACCAAGGAATGGCGCCGTAGCCCATTTGGTAGAAGGCAACGGGAATATTTCCGAAGCCAAAAACGGTCGTGAAAATCATGAGAGAGAGACCGACGAGGGAGAGTTTACCTTTTATGTTTTGTGACATAAGGTTTCCTTTCTTGTCTGGTGCGTTTTTGCACCTGTTTAGTAGATGGTTGAGAGAAAATGCTGACGCAAATTTTTTGCACTTTTCGTCAGTATTTTTTCTGAGAGATGAGTGTTGTCAGTGAAAATTTCCATTTTCAAAAACGATAAAGATTACACGCGCTGAATTTTCATGAAAAATAGGCATTAGTCTGATATTTTCAGATTGATAACAAAGCAAGCCGTCCAACAGAAATTTGCGAACAAACTCCTGTCGGGCGACTTGTGTAAGATAGAGCCAGAAAATTTACTGACGGATTATATTTTTCGATGACCGACGTTTTCGTCAGTATTTTTTCTAGCTGTCAGACGTAATTTTTCTTTCGTCAGCTGTTTTTTTCAGAATTTTTACTGACGAATTGGTTAAAAACATTTCGTCAGTAATTTCTCTGGTTTATTTTGCGACCTCGTTGTTCAAACGGATGATTTCAAGCAAGGTGTCCACTGCTTTTTCCATTGTTTGCACGGAAACAAACTCAAAACGGCCGTGCATATTTTCACCACCCGCAAAGAGGTTTGGTGTAGGAAGTCCCATAAATGAGATTTTTGATCCGTCAGTTCCCCCGCGAATAGGTTCAATGATTGGCACAATATCCAGATTTTCCATGGCTTTTTTAGCGATGTCAATGATAGACATATCTTTTTCAATCACTTGTGCCATGTTGTAGTATTGATCCTTGATGACTGGTTTGACGCGATTTTGACCGAGTTCAGCGTTCATTTTATCCGCAATTTCTTGAATCAAAGCTTTGCGCTCGTTGAATTTGCCTTCTTCGTGGTCACGAATAATGTATTGGCTGCGTGCTTCTTCTGGGGTTCCATCAAGTTTCAAAAGGTGGAAGAAACCTTCACGTCCTTCTGTCTTTTCAGGACGATCAAAGTCAGGCAAAGCATTGTGGAAATCAATCGCCAACTGCAAAGCATTCACCATTGTATTTTTCGCCGTTCCTGGATGGACATTTTTCCCTTGGAAATCAATGACTGCACCCGCTGCTGAGAAAGTTTCGTATTGCAACTCGCCAAGCGGCCCGCCATCCACAGTATAAGCAAAATCTACATCAAAATCAGCCACATCAAACTTATCTGCACCAACACCAATTTCTTCATCAGGGCCAAATCCAATACGGATTTCACCATGTTCAAAATCAGGGTTGATATTCAACAAATAATCCGCCAAAGTCATAATTTCAGCCACGCCAGATTTATCATCAGAACCAAGCAAAGTTGTGCCGTCTGTATGCACCAAAGTTTGGCCTTTATAATTTTTCAGATTTGGGAAATCTTTAGGATCAAGTGTAAATTCAGTCTCACCGAGCTGAATCACTGATTCACCGTCATAATTTTCCAAAATCTGCGGATTAACCCCTTCTGCATTGAAATCGGCAGTGTCTAAGTGGGCCAAAAGTCCAATTTTACGGACTTTTTTGTCCGTATTCGCAGGAATTGTTCCGATAATGTAACCATTTGATTCCAAATAATGAACATCTTGAACACCAATTGACTTCATTTCTTCACCCATTTTGTGCGCAAAAGCGACTAAATCCTGCGTAGAAGGTGTTGTCGTACTGTTTTCATCTGAACGTGTGTTCACTTTGACATATTCTAAAAAGCGTGGTAAAAGTTTTTCGTATTTCATAATGTTGAAATTTTCTCCTTAAATCCTATTTTTTTCGTTTGTTCATCAAATGTAAAATGTATCATTTCCAAATTCTGAATCGGTGCCAATTCCTCTGGACGGTAACCAAAAATGCTTATCAATGTTGCCCATAAAGCTGCACCATGACTGACGCAAAAGATATTTTGAGCCTCAGTTTCCTGAGCAATTTCACCAAAAGTTGAAAGCATTCGATCAGCCACCTCGTCGAACGTTTCACCCCCAAAATCCTTGAAAAATGTCGTCTTATCTCGCACTTCAAGGTACTGCGGATGCCCTTCAAATTGACCAAAATTTAGCTCTTTCAAGCCTTTCAAACGTTGATAAGCTTGCTTTGGAAAAATAATTTCCAGCGTATCACACGCTCTTTCTTGCGTCGAACTATAAAAAGCATCAAACTGAACTGGGAAATTTCTCAAAAATTGCCCCGCTTTTTGCGTGTCCGCAATTCCTTTTTCAGTCAATGGTGAATCGCACCAACCCTGTGTGCGCCCTTGAACATTGAACAAGGTTTGCCCATGACGCATGACATAGATATTTTTCATTTTATTCTCCTAGAGAGATAAAAGCCGTGAGCGGTTGAGTTTGCTGGATTTGTGCAGCAATGAATAGCTTCGCATCCGTAAATTTTTTCTCTGGAATCACTTGCTCAGAAAAATCCAAGAGGCAGCGGTATTCTCGCTCAGAAATTTTTTCAATGTAAGCATATTTTTCCAACACTTGAATGAAAATATCTGATTTCGTTTTAACCACTTCTTTTCGCATGAATTTCAGCAAAAAAGTAGTCATATATTTGAGCGCATACTCCGGATCAACGTCGCCAATAAGCTCGTAAACTTCCTGCTCCAAAGCCGTCAACGGCAGATTTTCAGCCACTTTATGAAAATAATTAAAGAGCGTGTCCGTTGATAAATCATAGCGACTGGAAAAATTTAAAGTCACCTGATTTATTGCATTTTTCAAACTCTGGAAGGCCCAAGATTCATCTAGTTTTTGCGCTAAATTACTCCCAGCTTCCACAAAAAATGGCGCTGTAAAGCTATTTTTGCTCAGAGAATTTACTGACGGATTTTTTTGCAGGACGTCAGCAAAATCTCCATCACCAAAGCACTCCAGCCCCAACGAATAACGCTTATCTGAACGCTCAACCAACCCCGCAGCAATAAAAGCATCAATCTGACGGTCAATATTTTTTACGTCAGCAAAATCTCTGTGAATTTGCCGCAACATCACCCCATCATTTTGAGCCAAATAGTTAATCAAATCTTTGAAAAAGGGCTGACGTGTCAGCCTATTTTCGTTGTAGATTTTAACAAGCATTAGTTGTTAAAGCTTTCAGTCAATTGTGGAACCACTTGTTTCTTACGTGAAACAGCACCTTCAAGGAAGGCATGACCATCTTCAAGTTTGAAATGGAAAGCCGCTTCAACCTTATCCGCATGTGAGCCCACTTCCACGATTTCTGAATTTGAGTTAACAATATCAGTAATCATGAACACAAAGTCATCATAACCATTTGCTTGCATTGCCGCATTGATTGCTGCTTTAAGATCCACCAAACGTTCCAAAACTTCAGGAATATCTACTGTATTAACTTGAGCAATACGAACTTTTGAACCGTTTAATTCGAATGTTTTAGCATCGATATCAATCAATTCTTCAGCTGATTTATTAGCTAAGTTTGTCCCAGCTTTGAGCATGGCAAGGCCATATTCTTCCAGATTTACACCAGCAATTTCAGCCAATTCTTTAGCCACTTTGTGGTCAGTCACGTGAGTAGTTGGTGATTTCAAAAGCAAAGTATCTGAAATTAAACCTGAAAGCAAAAGTCCAGCCACTTCTTTAGGAAGCTCAACACCAGCTTCAAGGAATTTGCGGTAAACAATTGATGATGCAGAACCGACAGGTTCAACTGTCATAAACAAAGGCGCAGCCGTATTAAAATTAGCCACACGGTGATGATCCACAACACCAAAGATTGTTACATCTTCAATATCAGAAATTGATTGTTGAAATTCATTGTGGTCAGTCAAAATAACCGTATCCACACCCTCTTCTTTAGCAGAAGTCACCACGCGGGGCGCTTCCACACCAAAGTAATCCAAAACAAA
The DNA window shown above is from Lactococcus sp. S-13 and carries:
- a CDS encoding manganese-dependent inorganic pyrophosphatase encodes the protein MSDKIFVFGHQKPDTDAIASSYGFSYLSNHRPNGALNTEVVALGTPNEETQFVLDYFGVEAPRVVTSAKEEGVDTVILTDHNEFQQSISDIEDVTIFGVVDHHRVANFNTAAPLFMTVEPVGSASSIVYRKFLEAGVELPKEVAGLLLSGLISDTLLLKSPTTHVTDHKVAKELAEIAGVNLEEYGLAMLKAGTNLANKSAEELIDIDAKTFELNGSKVRIAQVNTVDIPEVLERLVDLKAAINAAMQANGYDDFVFMITDIVNSNSEIVEVGSHADKVEAAFHFKLEDGHAFLEGAVSRKKQVVPQLTESFNN